The following proteins come from a genomic window of Aquimarina sp. MAR_2010_214:
- a CDS encoding T9SS type A sorting domain-containing protein, with the protein MRIRLIILGLLIGTLGINAQTTNEGKPVSWSLSSKKSMVPMLMKSFDLNKIKVEDARNDSDKSRPWRFGYELKVNLGLKNSGVWDELPNGDRIWRVNIISKGAKSLNFIFDTYKIPRGATVYLYNNDRSDLLGAYTNIFNRPDEMLGTWMVEGDNVWIEYFEPASVAGTGELNIAKVIHGYRSIVDAKIQQKIDESGDCNQDVDCPVGEDFDELKDRLKHAVAFVLMDGFVCSGTLINNTKNDKAPYFLTANHCSGNESTWAFRFNWISPNPSCSTITGSTDTMINQTTSGATRLASNPESDFKLLNLDGGLDTDWDLEWAGWDRRDVAVSFAVGIHHPSGDIMKVCRENEPLGQVRTDIGGIPDPVDSWEVKDWDLGVTEGGSSGSALFNPSGRIIGQLSGGGAACSGTNDNGSSDYYGRFDISWSFGTSDSSRLSNWLDPDNTGKETLNMLSQENGGTPPPPPPPPVDPEPEEEKVLTVFFNALDATIDVTNTIEGRLEYYIYNISGMVVGSGKISVEKRKIDMSDKSSGMYFIYIKNTSDGNSFTKKVIVSKQQF; encoded by the coding sequence GTGAGAATTAGGTTGATAATATTAGGATTATTAATAGGTACATTAGGAATTAATGCCCAAACTACTAATGAAGGAAAACCTGTGAGCTGGAGTTTATCAAGCAAAAAGAGCATGGTTCCTATGTTAATGAAAAGTTTTGATTTAAATAAAATCAAGGTAGAAGATGCTAGGAACGATTCAGATAAATCGAGACCATGGCGATTTGGTTATGAGCTTAAAGTAAACTTGGGACTTAAAAATTCTGGGGTATGGGATGAATTACCTAATGGAGATAGGATATGGCGAGTTAACATTATATCCAAAGGAGCTAAATCATTAAATTTCATTTTTGATACTTATAAAATACCTAGAGGAGCTACAGTATATCTATATAATAATGATAGATCTGATCTTTTAGGTGCGTATACTAATATTTTTAATAGACCAGATGAAATGCTAGGTACCTGGATGGTTGAAGGAGATAATGTCTGGATAGAATATTTTGAACCTGCTTCTGTTGCTGGTACGGGGGAGTTGAATATTGCAAAAGTAATTCATGGATATCGTTCAATAGTAGATGCAAAAATTCAACAAAAAATAGATGAATCAGGAGATTGTAATCAAGATGTTGATTGTCCCGTTGGAGAAGATTTTGATGAATTAAAAGATAGGTTAAAACATGCTGTAGCATTTGTGCTTATGGATGGTTTTGTTTGTTCTGGGACATTAATTAATAATACGAAGAATGATAAAGCCCCATATTTTTTGACGGCTAATCATTGTTCAGGGAACGAATCTACCTGGGCATTTCGTTTTAATTGGATTAGTCCTAATCCTTCTTGTTCAACAATTACAGGTAGTACAGATACTATGATAAATCAAACAACAAGTGGAGCTACGCGATTAGCTTCTAATCCAGAATCTGATTTTAAACTGTTGAATCTGGATGGAGGTTTAGATACGGACTGGGATTTAGAATGGGCTGGTTGGGATCGAAGAGATGTTGCGGTAAGTTTTGCAGTGGGAATTCATCACCCTAGCGGGGATATAATGAAGGTATGTAGGGAAAATGAACCGCTTGGTCAAGTTAGAACTGATATAGGAGGTATTCCTGATCCTGTTGATTCTTGGGAAGTGAAAGATTGGGATCTTGGAGTTACAGAAGGAGGGTCTTCTGGTTCTGCTCTTTTTAATCCAAGTGGTAGGATAATAGGACAACTTTCGGGAGGAGGTGCAGCCTGTTCGGGAACAAATGATAATGGTTCTTCAGATTATTATGGTAGATTTGATATATCATGGAGTTTTGGTACCTCGGATTCTAGTAGACTTTCTAATTGGTTAGATCCAGATAACACAGGAAAAGAAACACTAAATATGCTTTCTCAGGAAAATGGAGGAACTCCACCACCACCACCGCCACCACCAGTTGATCCAGAGCCAGAAGAAGAAAAAGTGTTGACCGTTTTTTTTAATGCCTTAGATGCTACAATTGATGTTACTAATACAATAGAGGGTAGATTAGAATACTATATTTATAATATCTCTGGAATGGTTGTAGGTTCGGGTAAAATTTCTGTGGAAAAAAGAAAAATTGATATGTCAGATAAATCATCAGGAATGTATTTTATTTATATTAAAAACACATCTGATGGCAATTCTTTTACTAAGAAAGTAATTGTAAGTAAACAACAGTTCTAG
- the paaA gene encoding 1,2-phenylacetyl-CoA epoxidase subunit PaaA yields MSEKEIKNLEEIFEQRIARDEKIEPKDWMPEKYRKTHIRQISQHAHSEIIGMLPEGNWITRAPSLRRKVALIAKVQDEAGHGLYLYSACETLGISREELYEQLHTGKAKYSSIFNYPTITWADMGAIGWLVDGAAIINQVPLCSTSYGPYARAMIRVCKEESFHQRQGYEIMITLANGTPEQKEMAQDALNRWWWPSLMMLGPIDAESVHTAQSMKWKLKRKTNDELRQQFIDQTVPQAELIGLTIPDPDLKWNKEKGSYDFGEIDWDEFWQVVKGHGPCNKERMTARVNAWEKGEWVRDAAMAYAKKQEDKKLKKAI; encoded by the coding sequence ATGAGCGAAAAAGAAATAAAGAATTTAGAAGAAATCTTTGAGCAGAGAATTGCCAGAGATGAAAAGATCGAGCCTAAAGATTGGATGCCAGAAAAATACCGGAAAACTCATATTCGGCAAATTTCTCAGCATGCACATTCCGAAATTATTGGAATGCTGCCAGAAGGAAACTGGATTACTCGTGCACCTTCTTTAAGGCGTAAAGTAGCTTTAATAGCTAAAGTTCAGGATGAGGCCGGACATGGATTATACCTATATAGTGCATGTGAGACTTTAGGGATTTCTAGAGAAGAACTATACGAACAATTGCACACAGGTAAAGCAAAATACTCTAGTATATTTAATTACCCTACAATCACTTGGGCAGATATGGGAGCAATTGGCTGGCTGGTAGACGGTGCAGCAATTATTAATCAAGTGCCACTATGTAGTACTTCTTATGGGCCATATGCAAGAGCGATGATTAGAGTGTGTAAAGAAGAAAGTTTTCATCAGCGTCAAGGATATGAAATAATGATTACGTTGGCGAATGGTACTCCAGAACAGAAAGAAATGGCACAAGATGCATTAAATAGATGGTGGTGGCCATCGTTGATGATGCTAGGGCCTATAGATGCAGAATCTGTGCATACTGCTCAATCCATGAAGTGGAAATTAAAGAGAAAAACTAATGATGAATTACGTCAGCAGTTTATTGATCAAACTGTTCCACAAGCAGAATTAATTGGACTCACCATTCCTGACCCAGATTTAAAGTGGAATAAGGAGAAAGGAAGTTACGATTTTGGAGAAATAGATTGGGACGAATTCTGGCAAGTTGTAAAAGGTCATGGTCCATGTAACAAAGAACGTATGACAGCTAGAGTTAATGCCTGGGAAAAAGGAGAATGGGTAAGAGACGCAGCTATGGCTTATGCCAAAAAACAAGAAGATAAAAAGCTTAAAAAAGCAATATAA
- a CDS encoding META domain-containing protein, whose amino-acid sequence MKSLIIILFFVAFSNTNSCTNKNNTAVKSQEKENQVTKKTTFSVTRLNGKDVSDKKLHITFDQEKGSAYGHSGCNGFSSQYTIKKEAISFEFPIATKMYCGENSKLEKEFFKTLGEAKIRILKGDSLILKDSNNKELFLGVRSKE is encoded by the coding sequence ATGAAATCTTTAATAATTATTTTGTTTTTCGTGGCATTTTCAAATACAAATAGTTGCACAAACAAAAACAATACAGCAGTCAAAAGTCAGGAAAAAGAAAATCAGGTTACTAAAAAAACAACTTTTTCTGTTACCCGTCTTAATGGAAAAGATGTTTCTGACAAGAAATTACACATCACCTTTGATCAAGAAAAAGGTTCAGCTTATGGCCATTCTGGCTGCAATGGTTTTTCATCTCAATACACTATCAAGAAAGAAGCTATTTCTTTTGAATTCCCTATAGCTACAAAAATGTATTGTGGAGAAAATTCCAAATTAGAAAAAGAATTTTTCAAAACTCTTGGCGAAGCAAAAATCAGAATCTTAAAAGGGGATTCTTTAATTTTAAAAGATAGTAATAACAAAGAGTTATTCCTTGGAGTAAGATCCAAAGAATAA
- the paaE gene encoding 1,2-phenylacetyl-CoA epoxidase subunit PaaE, protein MTDFYSIRVSELTKETKDCTSITFDIPEELRSAFSYKQGQHLTLKTSINDEEVRRSYSLCSSPVENKWQVAVKRIDQGLFSNFANDVLKEGDVIEVMPPMGSFFVEVAPSKAKNYIVFAAGSGITPILSILKTHLASEPESTFKLFYLNRNAKSIIFKEEIEALRNKYFGRVEIFYFLTKEQRDIPLLNGRFTEEKIQELTDKVIDISSVDECFVCGPEEMIFLIRDGLVNAGLSKDKIHYELFFSGVSEEDKKKAAEVVDHKFDGTEVTIIDGGKEFHFAMDDDHDNILDGALASGADLPFACKGGVCSTCKCKVVEGEVEMKVNYALEEDEVAKGLVLSCQAVPTTEKVVVDFDV, encoded by the coding sequence ATGACTGATTTTTATTCTATTCGCGTTTCTGAGTTAACTAAAGAAACCAAAGACTGTACATCTATAACTTTTGATATTCCAGAAGAACTAAGAAGTGCGTTTTCGTATAAGCAAGGTCAGCATCTTACTCTAAAAACATCTATAAATGATGAAGAGGTAAGACGCTCTTATTCCTTGTGTTCAAGCCCCGTCGAAAATAAGTGGCAGGTGGCAGTTAAACGAATTGATCAGGGATTGTTTTCTAATTTTGCAAATGATGTACTTAAAGAAGGAGATGTTATAGAAGTAATGCCTCCTATGGGAAGCTTTTTTGTTGAAGTAGCCCCGTCAAAAGCTAAAAACTACATTGTTTTTGCTGCAGGAAGTGGTATTACACCTATATTATCCATACTAAAAACTCACCTTGCTTCTGAACCAGAAAGTACTTTCAAGCTCTTTTACTTGAATCGGAATGCTAAATCAATTATCTTTAAAGAAGAGATAGAAGCGCTTAGAAATAAGTATTTTGGCAGAGTAGAGATATTCTATTTTTTAACAAAAGAACAGCGGGATATACCATTACTTAATGGGCGATTTACAGAAGAAAAGATACAAGAACTTACTGATAAAGTAATTGATATATCCAGCGTAGACGAATGCTTTGTCTGCGGTCCCGAAGAGATGATTTTTTTGATTAGAGATGGGTTGGTGAATGCAGGGTTATCAAAAGACAAAATTCATTATGAACTTTTCTTTTCAGGTGTTTCTGAAGAAGATAAGAAAAAAGCAGCAGAGGTAGTTGATCATAAATTTGATGGAACTGAAGTTACTATTATAGATGGCGGAAAAGAATTTCATTTTGCCATGGATGATGATCATGATAATATATTAGATGGAGCATTGGCCTCTGGAGCAGATCTACCTTTTGCTTGTAAAGGTGGAGTGTGCAGTACTTGTAAATGTAAAGTTGTTGAAGGAGAAGTAGAAATGAAGGTTAACTATGCACTAGAAGAAGATGAGGTTGCTAAAGGTTTAGTATTATCTTGTCAGGCTGTTCCTACTACAGAAAAAGTAGTGGTTGATTTTGATGTATAA
- a CDS encoding TetR/AcrR family transcriptional regulator has product MRPESRKQEIINAAAILFKEKGYSAVTMRDLAKAMGIKAASLYNHIQSKQEILSTIIIGLAEEFTVGMNKIVASNENTIQKLENIIDLHIDVTLRNADGLASLNNDWMHLEESNLQYFEKMREEYEGNFRDIVKKGLEKGEIKPYNVEIMVFSTLSTLRTLYLWYPEQKEIDSDILKRDMISVLLKGVA; this is encoded by the coding sequence ATGAGACCCGAAAGCAGAAAACAAGAAATTATAAATGCAGCAGCTATTCTTTTTAAAGAAAAAGGGTATAGTGCAGTGACTATGAGAGATCTAGCGAAAGCTATGGGGATTAAAGCGGCAAGCTTGTATAATCATATTCAGTCAAAACAGGAGATATTGTCTACAATCATAATTGGACTTGCAGAAGAATTTACTGTAGGGATGAATAAAATTGTAGCTTCTAATGAAAATACCATCCAAAAACTGGAAAATATTATCGATTTACATATAGATGTGACCCTACGAAATGCAGATGGTTTGGCTTCGCTTAATAATGATTGGATGCATCTTGAAGAGAGTAATCTGCAATACTTTGAGAAAATGCGAGAAGAATATGAAGGTAATTTTAGGGATATAGTAAAGAAAGGGTTAGAAAAAGGAGAGATTAAACCCTATAATGTTGAAATTATGGTTTTTTCTACCCTCTCTACCTTAAGAACATTGTATTTGTGGTATCCCGAACAAAAAGAAATTGATTCTGACATCTTAAAACGTGATATGATATCGGTACTGCTTAAAGGAGTAGCATGA